The following proteins are encoded in a genomic region of Desulfuribacillus stibiiarsenatis:
- a CDS encoding ABC transporter permease, with amino-acid sequence MHSRDLLRMAVGNLIRRKARSLLTILGVVIGTASIVIMLSLGFAMDQSFKEQLSYMGDLTVIEIHNYGYVEPGQKQSQSPKLDDQAVASLRKIDGVKGVMPIKTAYMKMGAGRMIGHVSIIGIDPDVMEAFDFKVSDGRLLMATDKDAIVFGKNIPYNFYNPRLRNQHYGWMGGGQPLSIDLMTSKLLITSDMNYGEPRSNFNNDGNENIQPGKTYDVKAVGMLAESFSEKDHNVYMHIDTLEKIQAEDRRNQKQQDRNMNPQNDNKYERISVKVEDFTLVEGVQEIIKSMGFQSHSLTDILKSMKETSRKMQAILGGIGGVSLFVAAIGITNTMIMSIYERTREIGVMKVIGADLDDIKKMFLIEAGFIGFFGGLLGVAFSYGVSMILNTVGSSMMGPMGPGGSTTGLSVIPIELSLVAIVFATFIGLIAGYSPARRAMNISALDAIRTDK; translated from the coding sequence ATGCATAGTCGAGATTTATTGAGAATGGCTGTGGGCAATCTCATTCGTCGAAAAGCCCGCTCTCTCCTAACGATTCTCGGGGTTGTCATCGGCACCGCATCGATTGTCATCATGCTTTCGCTAGGATTCGCCATGGACCAGAGCTTTAAGGAGCAATTATCGTACATGGGCGATTTAACAGTAATAGAAATTCATAACTACGGATATGTCGAACCAGGGCAAAAGCAAAGCCAATCCCCTAAGCTTGATGATCAAGCTGTCGCCAGCCTAAGAAAAATCGATGGAGTAAAAGGAGTCATGCCGATTAAAACAGCTTACATGAAAATGGGGGCTGGGCGTATGATAGGTCATGTGTCAATTATCGGGATTGACCCGGATGTAATGGAAGCCTTCGACTTCAAAGTGAGTGATGGACGACTCTTAATGGCGACAGATAAGGATGCGATTGTCTTTGGCAAAAACATCCCTTACAACTTCTATAATCCACGTTTGCGAAATCAGCACTACGGTTGGATGGGCGGTGGGCAACCACTCTCTATAGATCTCATGACCAGCAAACTATTGATTACATCGGACATGAACTATGGGGAACCTCGCTCCAATTTTAACAATGACGGAAATGAAAACATTCAGCCTGGCAAAACCTACGATGTGAAAGCCGTCGGGATGCTAGCAGAAAGCTTTAGTGAAAAGGACCACAATGTATACATGCATATTGATACCTTAGAGAAGATACAAGCGGAAGATCGTCGCAACCAAAAACAACAGGATCGAAATATGAATCCGCAAAACGATAATAAGTATGAGCGCATCTCTGTAAAAGTAGAGGATTTTACATTAGTGGAAGGTGTGCAAGAAATTATTAAATCGATGGGCTTTCAATCCCACAGTCTTACAGATATCTTGAAATCGATGAAGGAGACTTCGCGCAAGATGCAGGCGATTCTTGGCGGTATTGGTGGCGTCAGCTTATTCGTAGCAGCCATTGGGATCACCAATACGATGATTATGAGTATCTACGAACGCACTAGAGAAATCGGAGTCATGAAAGTAATTGGTGCTGACTTAGACGATATTAAGAAGATGTTCCTGATTGAAGCAGGCTTTATTGGTTTCTTCGGTGGACTCTTAGGGGTAGCCTTTAGCTACGGCGTATCGATGATCTTAAATACAGTCGGAAGTAGTATGATGGGGCCTATGGGGCCAGGCGGCTCCACCACAGGATTATCAGTCATCCCGATTGAGCTATCTCTAGTTGCGATTGTCTTTGCAACATTTATTGGTTTAATTGCTGGATATTCACCTGCCCGTCGCGCCATGAATATCAGTGCTTTAGATGCGATTCGTACCGATAAGTAG
- a CDS encoding efflux RND transporter permease subunit produces MKISHFSVNRPVAITMLVITILILGMVSFTKLNVDLYPELVFPIAIVATSYDGAAPQEVETLISRPLEGVLGTVENVKQIQSVSRAGASQVIIEFNWGTNMDFATLTMREKIDMIKNALPDGAGDPLVIKIDPAAMSILTLGISGGADIVELKNLTDDTIIPRLERVAGVASVGATGGKKQEIHVVVDSNLLNGYGLTLSQVTQTLMAENSAMPGGDLEKGLKEMYIRLDNEYKSIDEIAEVNFQLPSGGTVKLKDFATIQDSFRETKQITRLNGVPSIEINVYKQTDGNTVKVANQVSKALEELKKSGALPDNVAITPIFDQSVFIKQSIESVVKNMIFGGVFALIILYLFMRSLRSTLVIGLAMPFAVIATFTMLYFSGQTLNMMTLGGLALGIGMMVDSSIVVLENIFRHRQMGKNLIQAAKDGASEVGLAVLAGSFTTIGVFLPIVFVDGMAAQFFRPLGLTVSISIFAALIVSLTLVPMLASRLLRVDLHDEKPKSRNPFKNQPITRGFGRMIDGLTVKYSGLLRWSVGHRKTVLFITTLLFIGAAMLVPFVGAEFMPAMDTGELSASVTLPKGTLVEETERVTSRVEELIYQIPEVDIVLTSIGSGGGMDFSGATVTERGRVTVKLVPLAQRERSTAEVVEDLRQKVNTIEHPDAVIEVSEMDNSGGPPTAPLEIRIQGNNFEVLNDLAGIIAEEVKLVEGTRDVKNSLEEGRPELLVKLDRERLARYGISTTQIMSTVRTAFQGQVSTQLKTGEDEIDVRVILPEEQRRNVKDLEQLVVRSQSGAQVALHDLVSFNEQTGPSQISRRAQVREVTITSNIYGRDLGSIVEDIRVRVDNLAIPEGYFVEYGGQSQDMAEAFGSLLIALVLAIVLVYIIMAAQFEAFTYPFIIMFSVPVTFIGVVVGLFVTGRTLSVTSFIGLIMLAGIVVNNAIVLVDYINRLRAEGMERDEAIIAAGPVRLRPILMTTLTTVLALVPLAIGIGEGSEGQAPMATVVVFGLTFSTLITLVLIPVVYTLFDDLERKLVRWFGPKTDVDDGIKQHA; encoded by the coding sequence ATGAAAATTAGTCATTTTTCTGTCAACCGTCCCGTTGCTATTACGATGCTGGTCATTACCATATTAATCCTCGGGATGGTTTCGTTTACTAAATTAAACGTGGATTTATATCCAGAACTGGTATTTCCAATTGCGATTGTAGCGACGAGTTATGACGGGGCTGCCCCGCAGGAAGTGGAAACGCTAATTTCTAGGCCACTAGAGGGTGTTCTAGGAACAGTTGAAAACGTCAAACAGATTCAATCCGTCTCGCGAGCCGGGGCGTCCCAGGTAATCATCGAGTTTAACTGGGGCACCAATATGGATTTTGCCACGCTGACAATGCGTGAGAAAATCGATATGATTAAAAATGCTTTGCCAGACGGTGCAGGCGATCCATTAGTTATTAAAATCGACCCGGCAGCGATGTCGATTCTAACCCTCGGAATCAGTGGTGGAGCAGATATCGTAGAATTGAAGAATCTTACAGACGACACCATTATTCCAAGGCTTGAGCGTGTGGCAGGGGTAGCTTCTGTCGGTGCGACTGGTGGGAAGAAGCAAGAAATCCACGTCGTTGTAGACTCGAATCTATTAAATGGATATGGATTAACTTTATCCCAAGTAACACAAACGCTGATGGCAGAAAACAGTGCGATGCCTGGCGGAGATTTAGAAAAAGGTCTAAAGGAAATGTATATCCGCTTAGACAATGAATATAAGTCGATTGATGAAATAGCAGAGGTGAATTTTCAGCTTCCATCCGGTGGGACAGTGAAACTGAAAGACTTCGCAACGATTCAAGACAGCTTCCGTGAGACGAAACAAATCACGCGATTGAACGGCGTTCCAAGTATTGAGATTAATGTCTATAAGCAGACCGATGGTAACACGGTGAAGGTTGCCAATCAGGTTTCCAAAGCACTAGAAGAGCTGAAGAAAAGCGGGGCATTGCCAGATAATGTAGCGATTACCCCAATCTTTGACCAGTCTGTGTTTATCAAGCAATCGATTGAATCTGTTGTAAAAAATATGATTTTCGGTGGTGTCTTTGCATTAATTATTCTGTATCTATTTATGCGTAGTTTACGAAGTACGCTAGTCATAGGACTTGCGATGCCATTTGCGGTGATTGCAACGTTTACAATGTTATATTTTTCAGGCCAAACCTTAAATATGATGACTTTAGGTGGTCTCGCCCTTGGGATTGGTATGATGGTAGATAGTTCCATCGTTGTACTCGAAAATATCTTCCGTCATCGTCAAATGGGTAAAAACCTTATTCAAGCGGCGAAAGATGGTGCCAGTGAAGTTGGCTTGGCGGTATTAGCAGGTTCATTTACCACAATTGGAGTATTCCTGCCAATCGTTTTCGTAGATGGGATGGCTGCACAGTTCTTCCGTCCATTAGGATTAACGGTTTCGATTTCAATTTTTGCAGCTTTAATTGTGTCATTGACGTTGGTGCCGATGCTTGCATCCCGCTTATTACGCGTGGATTTACATGATGAAAAGCCGAAGTCGCGCAATCCTTTTAAGAACCAACCAATCACCCGAGGCTTCGGACGAATGATTGATGGGCTGACGGTCAAATATAGCGGCTTGTTACGTTGGTCTGTTGGCCATCGCAAGACAGTACTTTTTATCACGACTTTATTATTTATCGGCGCGGCTATGCTGGTGCCGTTCGTCGGTGCCGAATTTATGCCTGCGATGGACACCGGGGAGTTATCTGCTAGCGTTACGTTACCAAAAGGCACGCTGGTTGAAGAGACGGAACGTGTGACAAGTAGGGTAGAGGAGTTAATCTACCAAATCCCTGAAGTCGACATTGTACTTACTAGTATCGGTTCCGGAGGCGGTATGGATTTCAGTGGTGCTACGGTTACAGAGCGTGGAAGAGTCACCGTCAAGCTAGTACCATTAGCCCAAAGGGAGCGTAGTACAGCGGAAGTTGTTGAAGATTTACGCCAGAAGGTGAACACGATTGAACACCCTGATGCTGTTATCGAAGTGTCAGAAATGGATAACTCGGGTGGTCCACCAACGGCTCCTTTGGAAATCCGTATTCAAGGAAATAACTTTGAGGTATTGAATGATTTAGCGGGCATCATTGCAGAAGAAGTAAAGCTAGTAGAAGGTACGCGTGATGTCAAGAACTCTTTGGAGGAAGGTCGTCCAGAGCTACTGGTAAAACTTGATCGCGAGCGTTTAGCTCGTTATGGAATTTCCACGACTCAAATCATGAGTACGGTACGTACTGCGTTCCAAGGGCAAGTATCGACTCAGCTGAAAACTGGGGAGGACGAAATTGATGTGCGCGTCATCCTGCCAGAGGAGCAACGTCGCAATGTCAAAGACTTAGAGCAGCTTGTCGTTCGTTCGCAATCTGGAGCGCAAGTAGCGCTTCATGATTTAGTAAGCTTCAATGAACAAACAGGTCCGTCCCAGATTTCCCGTCGCGCCCAAGTGCGTGAGGTGACGATTACGAGTAATATTTATGGTCGTGATTTAGGTAGTATTGTGGAAGATATTCGCGTGCGTGTGGATAACCTTGCAATTCCAGAGGGATACTTCGTGGAATATGGCGGCCAAAGTCAAGATATGGCAGAGGCATTTGGAAGCTTATTGATTGCTTTAGTCCTTGCCATTGTGCTTGTATATATCATTATGGCGGCGCAGTTTGAGGCATTTACGTATCCGTTTATCATTATGTTCTCGGTGCCAGTGACCTTTATCGGGGTCGTTGTCGGACTGTTCGTAACAGGTCGGACACTGAGCGTCACATCCTTTATCGGGTTGATTATGCTCGCGGGTATTGTTGTTAACAATGCCATTGTATTGGTGGACTACATTAACCGCTTACGTGCTGAAGGAATGGAACGTGACGAAGCAATTATTGCAGCAGGTCCAGTCCGTCTACGCCCAATCCTAATGACAACACTCACAACGGTGTTAGCATTAGTTCCATTAGCAATAGGCATAGGAGAAGGGTCAGAGGGGCAAGCTCCGATGGCAACAGTTGTTGTATTCGGTCTAACATTCTCGACTTTAATTACCTTGGTGTTAATCCCAGTCGTGTATACATTATTTGATGATTTAGAGCGTAAGCTCGTGCGCTGGTTCGGCCCGAAGACGGATGTAGATGATGGGATCAAGCAACATGCATAA
- a CDS encoding phospho-sugar mutase produces MQEYNHWLQQEDLDVELKQELLSIEGNESEIMERFHGNIQFGTGGLRGVLGAGISRMNIYTVRRATQGLAQAINNELQNNPSVVIAYDCRHKSRLFAEEAAKVLAANGIKAYVFDELQPTPILSFAVRHLQATAGIVVTASHNPPEYNGFKAYWSDGAQVASERADMIMAEINQVEDIFDIPLMTIEAAEEAGRLRWLTIDGEVMEAYYSKVKGIVLQPDLITEHGEDLRIIFTPLHGTTNKPIRKVLRDIGFPNVTVVKEQELPDPNFSTVAFPNPEEAAAFALALEYAKQDDADIIIGTDPDGDRVGILAKNLEGEFVVLTGNQTGAILLDYILSQRKAQGNLPTNGVLIKTIVTSELGRVIASHYGIETDDTLTGFKFIGERIEEYTKTGEKEFLFGYEESYGYLIQDFARDKDGMQAAVMAAEVAAYYKSIGKTLYQAMEEIYQKYGYFKEGLETISLKGLEGQQQIVNMMTKLREQPLRIVADLAVAEVDDYELSEKQVFMGLPEKKFTDEDLLDQNKALGVTKYRLHLPKSNVIRYTLEDGSWFCVRPSGTEPKIKFYFAVNAETSEQADGKLLELKEDVMGFFR; encoded by the coding sequence ATGCAAGAATACAATCACTGGCTACAGCAAGAGGACTTAGATGTAGAGTTAAAACAGGAACTATTAAGCATTGAAGGCAATGAATCGGAAATTATGGAACGTTTTCATGGCAATATTCAATTTGGCACGGGTGGTCTTCGGGGTGTTCTTGGCGCAGGTATTAGTCGGATGAATATATATACAGTTCGCAGAGCAACGCAAGGTCTAGCCCAGGCTATTAATAATGAATTACAGAACAACCCTTCAGTGGTAATCGCGTACGACTGCCGACATAAGTCGAGATTGTTTGCAGAAGAAGCTGCAAAAGTTCTTGCTGCCAATGGAATTAAGGCCTATGTCTTTGATGAATTACAACCAACACCAATTTTATCGTTTGCTGTTCGACATTTACAAGCTACCGCAGGGATTGTTGTGACTGCAAGCCATAATCCTCCAGAATATAATGGTTTCAAGGCGTATTGGTCGGACGGGGCGCAGGTAGCGTCTGAACGAGCAGACATGATTATGGCAGAGATCAATCAAGTAGAGGATATATTCGATATACCTTTGATGACAATAGAAGCAGCGGAAGAAGCTGGACGGTTACGTTGGCTTACAATTGATGGCGAGGTTATGGAGGCATATTATAGTAAGGTAAAAGGTATTGTTCTGCAACCAGACCTCATCACTGAGCATGGCGAAGATTTGCGAATCATCTTCACACCTCTACACGGAACGACGAACAAGCCAATTCGCAAGGTTCTTCGTGATATCGGCTTTCCGAATGTGACGGTTGTAAAGGAACAAGAGCTGCCAGACCCTAACTTCTCAACGGTTGCTTTTCCAAATCCAGAAGAGGCAGCAGCCTTTGCATTGGCGCTAGAGTACGCCAAGCAAGATGACGCTGACATCATCATTGGAACGGACCCTGATGGCGACCGAGTAGGAATTCTGGCGAAGAATCTTGAAGGTGAATTTGTCGTTCTAACAGGCAACCAAACGGGTGCTATTCTGTTGGACTATATCCTTAGTCAGCGAAAGGCACAGGGGAACTTGCCAACAAACGGTGTTTTAATTAAAACTATTGTAACTTCTGAATTAGGGCGCGTGATTGCGAGTCATTACGGAATTGAAACGGATGATACACTTACTGGCTTTAAATTCATTGGCGAGCGGATTGAAGAGTATACCAAGACTGGCGAGAAAGAGTTCTTATTCGGCTATGAAGAAAGTTATGGGTACTTAATTCAAGATTTCGCCCGGGATAAGGATGGGATGCAAGCAGCGGTAATGGCTGCGGAGGTTGCTGCGTATTATAAATCAATTGGCAAGACTTTGTATCAGGCAATGGAAGAGATTTATCAGAAGTATGGATATTTCAAAGAAGGACTTGAAACGATATCGCTCAAAGGTTTAGAAGGGCAGCAGCAAATCGTAAATATGATGACTAAGCTAAGGGAGCAACCTCTAAGAATCGTGGCAGACCTTGCTGTCGCAGAAGTAGATGATTATGAGCTTTCTGAGAAGCAGGTATTTATGGGTCTTCCGGAAAAGAAATTCACGGACGAAGACCTTCTAGATCAAAATAAGGCACTCGGAGTCACGAAGTATCGTCTACATTTGCCTAAGTCCAATGTGATCCGCTACACATTAGAAGACGGTTCTTGGTTCTGCGTTCGCCCGTCAGGGACAGAACCAAAAATTAAATTCTATTTTGCAGTAAATGCAGAAACTAGCGAACAAGCAGACGGAAAGTTACTAGAATTAAAAGAAGATGTCATGGGATTTTTCCGATAG
- a CDS encoding COG1361 S-layer family protein, giving the protein MKRTLSIALIFTLSISILLPFTTFANWEPPNLQVSNNYKMPVFKAGTEARLAIPLRNAGGQDAINIHAWVDVNTNPDVYPFEIEYLAPRVRVSMIHASLSDEIVLYYKVPSSSKAKVYPLALRLEYQSLTGTLYQTSETIFVKIENDNEEPKVNLHKTIISNDALTAGDTGKVIIDLHNNSKSLAKDIEVRLSGFSPSTFYLTGVNRDTKKISQLPIGLYNDSAEFDVTVDSKLETGVYTLDVTISYKDPFDVSYSNQHIIFIPVINKKDSNQTNAQVVLEGITFPKNALPVNQDFNVSFRLRNTSAEEARNVKVTVNGGSEILPKSMPVQSFTTLKTNETRNINFAMFAKDGVETKNYPIQFTVEYETGTGSSKTTQSFSQFAGVLIENNEDDKPKNKMTPKLILENYALDTEYTQAGKDFALSISLLNTHNSGSIRNITVNVSADGDVFSPVNSSNTFYIQAIDAQSRAERTLTLKPAIDAAFKTHNLHLDIQYEDAEGKQHSTKEVIGIPVMQEVRLMAGQIELPPEAMIGNPIPISTEYYNAGRANIRNLIIRLEGDFDTRDRSYYVGNMDAGKNNYYDATLTPTKPGPLTGKVIFEFYDAIDQFHVIENEFTVNITEFQDPYMGGEIPFDPNQGMPQQTNKMTYVYIATAIIILATVGFIWYKRRKNRLELAEVEVDLHA; this is encoded by the coding sequence ATGAAACGCACATTATCTATAGCACTGATCTTTACTCTTTCCATTTCTATACTTTTGCCATTTACTACGTTTGCAAATTGGGAGCCACCTAACCTCCAGGTAAGCAACAACTATAAAATGCCTGTGTTTAAAGCAGGAACAGAAGCGCGTCTGGCAATCCCCCTCCGTAACGCAGGTGGTCAAGATGCTATTAACATCCATGCCTGGGTTGATGTCAATACGAATCCAGATGTATACCCTTTTGAAATCGAGTATCTTGCGCCACGGGTCCGTGTTTCAATGATACACGCAAGCCTTAGTGACGAAATTGTTCTATATTATAAGGTTCCTTCTTCATCAAAGGCTAAAGTCTATCCTCTAGCATTGCGTTTAGAATATCAGTCTCTGACTGGAACACTGTATCAAACATCCGAAACAATTTTCGTGAAAATTGAAAATGACAATGAGGAACCAAAAGTAAATCTACACAAAACCATAATCTCTAACGATGCGTTAACTGCAGGTGACACCGGAAAGGTTATCATCGACTTACATAACAACTCGAAATCCCTAGCGAAGGATATTGAAGTTCGTCTAAGCGGCTTTTCGCCTAGCACCTTTTATCTAACAGGTGTAAATCGCGATACGAAGAAAATAAGCCAACTGCCCATCGGACTATATAACGACAGCGCTGAATTCGATGTGACCGTTGATTCTAAGCTTGAAACAGGTGTATACACCCTAGACGTGACGATATCCTATAAGGACCCATTTGACGTAAGCTATAGTAATCAGCACATAATCTTTATTCCTGTAATCAACAAGAAAGATTCCAATCAAACCAACGCTCAAGTTGTTCTAGAGGGTATTACATTCCCGAAAAACGCTTTACCTGTCAATCAGGACTTCAATGTTTCTTTTCGTTTGCGTAATACAAGTGCCGAGGAAGCTCGCAATGTCAAAGTTACTGTCAATGGTGGCAGCGAGATCCTGCCGAAATCGATGCCTGTTCAGTCCTTTACTACTTTAAAAACAAACGAAACGCGCAATATCAATTTCGCGATGTTTGCGAAGGACGGCGTCGAAACCAAGAATTATCCAATTCAATTCACTGTTGAATATGAAACAGGTACTGGAAGCTCAAAAACGACCCAGTCTTTCTCGCAATTTGCTGGAGTCCTTATCGAAAATAATGAAGATGACAAGCCAAAAAATAAAATGACACCCAAGCTAATCCTTGAGAACTATGCTCTTGATACAGAATATACGCAAGCAGGAAAAGATTTTGCATTATCTATTTCTTTATTGAACACACATAACAGCGGAAGTATCCGTAACATTACCGTAAACGTAAGTGCTGATGGCGATGTATTCTCACCTGTCAACTCAAGTAATACATTTTATATCCAAGCCATCGACGCACAATCGAGAGCGGAGCGCACACTAACCCTCAAACCAGCAATTGATGCTGCCTTCAAAACACATAATCTGCATTTAGATATTCAATATGAAGACGCAGAAGGGAAACAACACTCGACAAAAGAAGTTATCGGGATCCCTGTCATGCAAGAAGTGCGTTTAATGGCGGGACAAATTGAACTTCCACCAGAAGCGATGATTGGCAATCCGATTCCTATTTCCACGGAGTATTATAATGCAGGGCGTGCCAATATTCGCAACTTGATTATTCGATTAGAAGGCGACTTCGATACGCGGGACCGCAGCTACTATGTCGGAAATATGGATGCTGGCAAGAATAATTACTATGACGCCACACTCACACCTACGAAACCCGGACCATTAACAGGGAAAGTAATTTTTGAGTTCTACGATGCGATTGACCAGTTCCACGTGATTGAAAATGAGTTCACAGTCAACATAACCGAGTTCCAAGACCCTTATATGGGCGGGGAGATTCCTTTTGATCCGAATCAAGGGATGCCACAACAAACAAATAAAATGACATATGTATATATCGCAACAGCAATCATTATCCTTGCTACCGTTGGCTTTATCTGGTATAAACGCAGAAAGAACCGTTTGGAATTAGCGGAAGTGGAAGTGGACTTACATGCATAG
- a CDS encoding efflux RND transporter periplasmic adaptor subunit has protein sequence MNKVIRTVVLGFAILALVATVGCNPKTEEVTAEPEERIVPITVAEVKTGILNDSLGYLGELETYREVKIMPKTPGKVTQVFVKVGDEVKQGQRLLTLDTTDTLNQMKQQESQITSIEAQIRQAQANMKTQQSNANVRVTSAKVAYEDAKKNLERTEALYEGGAVPLQQLDTAKLQYTNAKNNVESAEKDAKLAEGQEAIDVVKASLEQAKVNYEITKSQLDNMTVTASIAGTVSDVAVDLGEIASQQMAAVTIINVNPILVKIPVPESSISQVKVGDKLPVFISAVGETLEGTVSQIALAADRQSKAFPVELRLDNKDRKLRAGMMARVEFSTRKTTPVPVVPNDSVMNDGKQAKVFVVNGERVILREVTLGRSSAKMTEILEGLEEKEQVVVGGKSLLNDNAKVKVTEVVEINEN, from the coding sequence ATGAATAAAGTAATACGTACGGTTGTGTTAGGATTTGCTATATTAGCGCTAGTAGCTACAGTTGGCTGTAATCCTAAGACGGAAGAGGTTACTGCCGAGCCTGAGGAGCGTATCGTTCCTATAACGGTAGCGGAAGTGAAAACAGGCATATTAAACGATTCCTTAGGTTATTTAGGAGAATTAGAGACTTATAGAGAAGTGAAAATCATGCCGAAAACACCTGGGAAAGTTACGCAGGTGTTCGTAAAGGTTGGCGACGAGGTCAAGCAAGGGCAACGGTTACTGACCCTTGACACGACGGATACATTAAACCAGATGAAGCAACAAGAATCACAGATTACTTCTATAGAAGCGCAAATTCGACAGGCACAAGCGAACATGAAAACACAGCAAAGTAACGCCAATGTTCGTGTTACTAGCGCGAAAGTTGCCTATGAAGACGCGAAGAAAAACCTCGAAAGAACAGAAGCTCTTTACGAGGGCGGAGCAGTACCATTACAGCAATTAGACACTGCAAAGCTACAATATACCAATGCGAAGAATAATGTAGAGTCTGCAGAAAAAGATGCTAAACTAGCAGAAGGTCAAGAAGCTATTGATGTTGTAAAAGCATCTCTTGAGCAAGCAAAGGTAAACTACGAAATTACAAAATCACAATTAGATAACATGACGGTCACAGCCTCAATTGCTGGTACGGTATCTGATGTTGCAGTTGATCTCGGGGAAATCGCTTCTCAGCAAATGGCTGCTGTTACGATTATTAATGTAAATCCAATTCTAGTAAAAATTCCCGTCCCAGAAAGTTCGATTAGCCAGGTAAAGGTGGGCGATAAGTTGCCTGTTTTCATTTCGGCAGTTGGCGAAACCCTTGAAGGGACTGTTTCGCAAATCGCATTAGCAGCGGATCGTCAGTCTAAGGCGTTTCCTGTAGAATTACGATTAGACAATAAGGACCGTAAGTTACGTGCAGGGATGATGGCCCGCGTCGAATTTAGCACACGCAAAACAACACCAGTTCCAGTTGTGCCGAATGATTCTGTGATGAACGACGGGAAACAAGCAAAGGTATTCGTAGTCAATGGGGAGCGTGTCATTCTTCGTGAAGTTACTCTTGGAAGGTCTTCAGCGAAAATGACAGAAATTCTTGAAGGATTAGAAGAAAAGGAACAAGTAGTAGTAGGTGGAAAGAGTCTATTAAACGACAATGCAAAAGTGAAAGTAACGGAAGTGGTGGAAATCAATGAAAATTAG
- a CDS encoding toprim domain-containing protein — protein sequence MDDANSFEKVIIVEGKNDKEKILQVLKEPVQIICTYGTLGEEKMDELVLRFEHDDVYVLVDADESGNKIRQYIKRTLPNAKHIYTRKMYGQVSSTPLEYLTKILDNAHFEVNEFQEFQEFQE from the coding sequence ATGGATGACGCTAATTCTTTTGAAAAAGTTATTATTGTAGAAGGTAAGAACGACAAGGAAAAAATCCTCCAAGTATTAAAGGAGCCTGTGCAAATTATTTGCACCTATGGCACGCTTGGCGAAGAGAAGATGGACGAACTGGTTCTGCGCTTTGAACACGATGATGTATATGTCCTAGTGGACGCCGATGAATCTGGGAACAAAATCCGTCAATATATAAAAAGAACACTACCAAATGCTAAGCACATATATACAAGGAAAATGTATGGACAGGTTTCAAGCACACCCCTTGAATATCTTACTAAGATTCTTGATAATGCGCATTTTGAAGTCAATGAGTTTCAAGAGTTTCAAGAGTTTCAAGAATGA
- a CDS encoding ABC transporter ATP-binding protein → MKQITHSVHLQNVRKVYRIGKERVVAIDDISVSVKTGEICCLLGTSGSGKSTLLNLMAGLEKPTKGLIEVNGIRIDSLNERQLARFRQNYVGFIFQSYNLLPTLTALENVSLPLTFRDVPKKIREEKAAEMLKAVGLEKYILHKPSQMSGGQQQRVGIARAFVSKPPIIFADEPTGNLDSKTTEDVIQLMLRIANENGQTLMIVTHDQHIATYANRIIRIADGNIVSEEYQQREIV, encoded by the coding sequence ATGAAACAAATCACACACTCCGTGCACCTGCAAAATGTCCGCAAAGTATATCGCATAGGTAAAGAACGGGTTGTTGCCATTGACGATATTTCCGTAAGTGTAAAGACTGGAGAAATCTGTTGTTTATTAGGTACATCCGGATCCGGTAAATCGACACTACTGAACTTAATGGCAGGACTTGAAAAGCCGACAAAGGGTCTAATAGAAGTGAACGGAATTCGTATTGATTCCTTAAACGAACGGCAGCTTGCGAGATTCCGGCAAAATTATGTAGGCTTTATTTTTCAGTCGTATAACTTACTTCCTACCCTTACTGCGCTAGAAAACGTTAGCCTGCCCCTGACATTCCGTGACGTGCCGAAGAAGATCCGCGAGGAGAAGGCTGCAGAAATGCTCAAGGCAGTAGGACTGGAAAAGTATATTCTCCATAAACCCTCACAAATGAGTGGTGGCCAGCAGCAGCGCGTCGGTATTGCACGGGCCTTTGTAAGCAAACCTCCAATTATCTTTGCTGACGAACCGACGGGAAATCTTGATTCCAAGACTACTGAGGACGTCATACAATTGATGCTGCGAATCGCTAACGAAAATGGGCAAACCCTAATGATTGTCACCCATGACCAGCATATTGCGACCTATGCAAATCGAATTATTCGCATTGCTGACGGCAATATCGTGAGTGAAGAATATCAGCAGCGAGAGATTGTTTAG